A single genomic interval of Megalobrama amblycephala isolate DHTTF-2021 linkage group LG17, ASM1881202v1, whole genome shotgun sequence harbors:
- the LOC125251958 gene encoding putative nuclease HARBI1 — translation MSLIGALRLESDHGWERDIEVLVFLFWLAHAASYRVVSQTFDIPKFSVHDIVHRVSQAIMGILRRVICFPTGDDLEAVGAGFAQLAGSPAFSRVVGAIDGCQVRIKPPANNSHCYYNRKLFHSIQLQAITDHRGKFLDVFVGYPGSVHDARVLRNSPVYTGSLYPPPGKCILGDGGYPCLSAPICLITPYREPVQNPVQARFNNKHSRARNIVERAFGMLKTRWRSIFFKALEVNPAFVPEVVACCAVLHNLALLNGDIVEAENEEDHDDRPPEHNLEARMGEDVRDNLAAAVSAANIRVPALHEHTYL, via the coding sequence ATGTCCCTCATTGGTGCACTCAGGCTGGAATCTGACCATGGATGGGAGAGGGACATCGAGGTGCTTGTCTTCCTCTTCTGGCTTGCCCATGCAGCATCCTACAGGGTGGTCTCACAGACCTTCGATATCCCCAAGTTCTCTGTGCATGACATTGTGCACAGAGTGAGCCAGGCAATCATGGGAATTTTGAGGAGGGTGATTTGCTTTCCGACCGGAGATGACCTGGAGGCAGTGGGAGCAGGATTTGCACAGCTGGCTGGGTCACCAGCTTTCAGCAGAGTCGTTGGTGCTATAGACGGCTGTCAAGTCCGGATTAAACCTCCAGCAAATAACTCCCACTGCTACTACAACAGGAAGCTGTTTCATTCCATCCAGCTCCAGGCCATCACTGATCACCGGGGGAAATTCCTTGATGTCTTCGTGGGATATCCTGGGTCTGTGCACGATGCCAGGGTCCTGAGGAACAGCCCTGTCTACACTGGCAGCCTTTATCCACCACCAGGCAAGTGCATCCTCGGGGATGGTGGCTATCCTTGCCTGAGTGCACCCATCTGCCTCATCACGCCTTACAGAGAGCCTGTACAGAACCCTGTGCAGGCTCGTTTCAACAACAAGCACTCCCGTGCCCGGAACATCGTAGAGAGAGCTTTTGGGATGCTGAAGACACGGTGGCGCAGTATTTTCTTCAAGGCCTTAGAGGTAAACCCTGCCTTCGTGCCTGAGGTGGTTGCGTGCTGTGCTGTGCTTCACAATCTCGCTCTTCTCAATGGCGACATCGTTGAGGCAGAAAATGAGGAAGACCATGATGACAGGCCCCCGGAACACAACTTAGAAGCAAGAATGGGAGAAGATGTGCGGGACAATCTGGCTGCTGCAGTGTCTGCGGCAAACATCCGTGTGCCTGCTCTCCATGAGCACACCTACCTGTAA
- the LOC125251959 gene encoding ribonuclease inhibitor-like, whose translation MTQTWKPVGIDVYKASVYSGMCTQIFKEETGIILGTMYCFVHLSIQEFIAALYAHLFLDINKEKQLEGNLSAERSINLFYCLNELNDQTLVKEIQTHLSKGSLSSGDLSPAQWSALVFVLLTSEEELEEFELHKFKKSDECLIRLSAVLKTSRRALLSNCSVTEEGYKALASALRSNPSHLIELDLTGNDPGQSGVKELNDLLQDPNCQLKTLRFLSAAADEACQYVERFVGKNPLLQRELKLSEHELGDTRVNQIAALLQDKHCQLNKLTLSGCRITEEQCVILTSALKSNLSHLRELNLSWNKLGDSGVKNLSDLLMNPQFKLEKRLGYKVCLDAELQRNSVSS comes from the exons ATGACACAGACCTGGAAGCCTGTAGGTATTGACGTCTATAAGGCATCAGTGTACTCAGGCATGTGTACCCAGATCTTTAAGGAGGAAACAGGGATCATTCTTGGTACCATGTACTGCTTTGTTCACTTGAGCATTCAAGAGTTTATTGCAGCCCTTTATGCACATCTGTTTCTAGACATCAACAAGGAAAA ACAATTAGAAGGTAATCTGTCTGCAGAgagatccatcaatctgttctactgtctgaatgaactgaACGACCAAACTCTGGTGAAGGAGATTCAGACCCACCTTAGCAAAGGAAGTCTCTCATCTGGTGACCTTTCACCTGCCCAGTGGTCTGCTTTGGtctttgtgttgttgacatcaGAGGAAGAGCTGGAGGAGTTTGAGCTTCATAAATTCAAGAAATCAGACGAGTGTCTCATTAGATTATCGGCAGTCCTCAAAACCTCCAGAAGAGCTCT ACTCTCTAACTGCAGTGTAACAGAAGAAGGTTAtaaagctctggcttcagctctgagatcaaacccttcACACCTGATAGAGCTGGATCTCACAGGAAATGATCCTGGACAATCAGGAGTGAAGGAGCTAAATGATTTATTACAGGATCCAAACTGTCAGCTGAAGACACTGAG GTTTTTGAGTGCTGCTGCAGATGAAGCCTGTCAGTATGTGGAGAGATTTGTGGGTAAAAACCCGTTACTCCAGAGAGAGCTGAAACTGAGTGAACATGAACTAGGAGACACACGAGTGAATCAGATCGCTGCTCTACTGCAGGATAAACACTGTCAACTCAACAAACTGAC tctgaGTGGATGCAGAATTACAGAGGAACAGTGTGtcatcctgacttcagctctgaaatcaaacctgtcacacctgagagagctgaacctgagctggaataaactaggagactctggagtgaaaaacctcagtgatctactgatgaacccacaattcaagttggagaaacgtctcggttacaaag TCTGTTTAGATGcagaattacagagaaacagtgtgtcatcctga